The Bacteroidia bacterium genomic interval CAATAAAATTGGAATTGCGCTCATAGGAATACTTGCTCTCTGCATCGGTATATACTTCTACCTGGAACGAGACATGTTGGGATTTCCGGATGGGCATATGAGTTCCCGGGAAGAAAATCTGAATGTGATGTATCTGTCCTATATTGGAGTGGCTGCCGTATTATGTGTCAGGGCATCTTTAATTTTCTTTTTGCCGAAAGGACCTATTGGGAAACGAGAAGTCATGGGCTTGTTGATTCCGTTCATGCTGTTTCTGCTATTTATTTTCCTCTATGATCAATTATATTTGACTATGCCTGATCCGGAAATAGGCTTGGTTTTGAACCTTTCTTTTTAATTAGCGTCCTTCAAGCAAAAGATTTTATATATGGCAACCATAGTAGAACACAAAGAAACCCAAATGCGCTTTGTTTTATTGGGAACGGGATTTGGCATGTATAGGGCTAAGGCTCCTAATATGTTTTTTGGAAATTTGCTGCCTGAAACAGAAAAAGGTTTCGAGCAAGTCATCTGTGCCTGTAAGCCCAATGGTGAAATTCTGTGGTTGAGAGCCAAAGATGTTAAAGTGATTAGCATAGATGGAAAATCTCCGGATCAGGTATTTCATTTCTAATCGCGTAAAATGTTTTTAGAAGAAAAACTGGATCGACTCAAGGAAATCCTTTCTCCGGATGATTTGCGGATTCCTTTCAACGAATTTTATCCTATAAAAAGCAGAATTGAAGCTGCTTTCATGAGTTTTGAAAATCCCAATTTTCACCTCAATGGTTGGAAGGAAAGATTGAAGAACTATGAGCTTCACAACTTCAATAAGGAGACTTTCGATTTTCTTGCAGAAAAATTGCCAGCTGCAGAGCGCTATTGGTGGGTGTTTATGGAAGACCCTCAATATGCCATGAGCCGACATATGCTTTTTGATGCCAGCCAAAAAGGAGGAGAACATTTGTCCTATTTATTTCATGACTCTCCCATATTTATTGTTGATAAAAAATACCGATGGCTGTTGATGATCGATAGGCGAGAGAAGTATTATTGGGAGAAAGAAACGAAGGAAAAATTTCCCCAAATATCCTCAAAGGATTTGATCCTGAATGAAATGAACTTCCTTGATGCCCAGGCCTATTCCGATATCCTATCAGAGCCGGAGACCTGGCATTATCTGACAGAATCAGGACCTGTGGATCTGAAAGCGGCTGAAGAAAAAATTGAACGCAATAGCACGTTTGCCAAAGAGGGCAAGGCATTTTATTGGGCGATTCGGGACCACAGGTATCAGTTTTTAGGATACATAGCTGTCTTTCATCTAAATGAGGAAAGAGCTGCAATCAGTTATGGCATACATCCGGATTTTCGTAGAAAAACTTTTGCCTCTAAAGCCCTGAAATTGATATTGAAGTGGGAGGGCTTGGCAGAAAAAGAACTGGAATTGGCTACTCACCTGGATAATGAAGCTTCCTACCAGCTTCTTACAAAAATGGGCCTTAGCTATCAGGGGATTTTAGCAAGACCTCAGGGCAGTCGACACGTTTTTATCAGAAAGAAAGGATAAATATGGCAAGTAGTTGCATAGAATTTGAGCAAAAGGAATATTGGGTGAGGGATGCTGTGCTTGAAAGCTGGCAAATTGCTTTGGTAGATGAAATCAAGGAAAGAGCTTTGGGAGAAAGCTGGATACTCGCTTTTCAAAAAGAACTAGCTGTTCAGGCAATCCCTATCATAATCGGCGGAATGGATATGTGTCTGGACGAATTCTTAATTAGTCCAGATCGAAAGCAGCAATGCAAGGAATGGATACAGGCCATCATTGAAAAGATGAGAAGGGATGCAGACTATGTAAGCGGAACGCATTTTGAAAAACTCCGTAGGCAGGCTCTTCAATTATTGCGAGATCGGGGCGAAATTAAGCCTGCCACGGAAAAGGAGTTTGAAAAAATGGTTCAAGCTTCTCGATGGGCCGAGTCAAATCTTGTGGGCTATCAGGAAAGATACATTCAGTTTTTTCAGGCTTTGATTGGGATCATTGAACAGCAGGACATGGATTTTCCCTATTGTTACACAGCTAGGAATACATAATATGAAGATTACCCAATTAGGCCTTCCTGCATACGATCTGAATAAAGAGCCGGACTTCAATGTTATTGGTTTGCAGATAGAGGCAAAGATTGGGGAAAGCTTTCCGAAGCAATGCTTAGGCATGCGGGGCATAAGTTTGGCAGACCATCCGGGAAAAAGTGCAGAAGATATGCAGCACTTGATTTTGAAACATGGGACGGATCGCTATGACCCCAATCGCAAAGGGGTACATCATGAGATGGATGAAA includes:
- a CDS encoding GNAT family N-acetyltransferase, whose product is MFLEEKLDRLKEILSPDDLRIPFNEFYPIKSRIEAAFMSFENPNFHLNGWKERLKNYELHNFNKETFDFLAEKLPAAERYWWVFMEDPQYAMSRHMLFDASQKGGEHLSYLFHDSPIFIVDKKYRWLLMIDRREKYYWEKETKEKFPQISSKDLILNEMNFLDAQAYSDILSEPETWHYLTESGPVDLKAAEEKIERNSTFAKEGKAFYWAIRDHRYQFLGYIAVFHLNEERAAISYGIHPDFRRKTFASKALKLILKWEGLAEKELELATHLDNEASYQLLTKMGLSYQGILARPQGSRHVFIRKKG